CCATAGCGCCCGGTACTGCGTTTATTGCGATTAAAGGTCATCAACTCGATGGTTCACGTTTTATCGATAACGCTTTGGCAGCTGGCGCTGCGCTGGTACTTGTTGATAGCGAATGTCAATATCAACCAAATCTAGAGAATGTACACGTTATTGATGGCTTAGCGAACAAACTGAGTCTTTTTGCGAGTGCTTTTTATGGCGTGCCGAGTACGCAATTTAAATTAGTTGGCGTTACAGGCACTAATGGTAAATCTACCGTAACGAGTATGATCGCAAATCTGGCCAGTGCACCCGAGCAAAAAACAGGTGTTATTGGTACACTTGGCTGGGGTCAAACCGAAAAGCTTACGCCACTGGCTAACACCACGCCTTCAGCCATTGACCTACAAGATTTATTTTGGCAAATGCGTGACTATGAATTAGTGGCAATGGAAGTGTCGTCTCATGGTTTAGTGCAACAGCGAGTGGCGCATAGTGCATTTGATATTGCGGTGTTTACTAATTTAAGTCGTGATCATCTTGATTATCATGGCACTATGCTCGCGTATGGCGAGGCAAAATTATCACTACTAACCAATTTCTCAACGAAATGTAATGTCGTTAATTTTGACGATGCGCAAGTAAAGCAATGGCTCGCAGAAGGTCGTATTCCTAACCCAGTTCTATTTGGTGAAAACCTGCCAACCGATATTAGCTATCCGTTTGTCTCATTTGATAATGCAAAGTATTCAAAACAAGGCTTATGTTGTGATATTCGCTCGAGCTGGGGAAGCCACAAAGTTACTGTACCTTTGTTTGGTAAGTTTAATTTATATAACTTAACCGCAGCACTCGCGACATTACTGAATTTAACATATGACTTTAATTGGTTAATTGATAAAATTGACCAATTAGATGCGGTAGTCGGAAGAATGCAAGCTTTCAGCGCAGATAATAAACCTACCTGTATTGTCGATTATGCCCATACACCAGATGCCCTTGAACAAGCATTGATTGCATTGTCGGAACATGTTGGCAGCAATATCACGTGTGTGTTTGGCTGTGGTGGTGACAGAGACAAAGGTAAACGCCCACTTATGGCGCAAATAGCTGAAAAGTATGCAAATAAAGTAATTGTTACTAATGATAATCCGCGTACAGAGGATGAAAAAGCAATTACCGCAGACATTTTAGCTGGATTTGCAGCTGCTGAACGAGCTGTGGTTGAGCATGATCGCTATCAAGCTATCGCGCATGCGATTGCCACCACCTCTGCTGAAGGCATTGTTTTAATTGCTGGCAAAGGCCACGAAGACTACCAAATAATAGGCACTAACACGCTGCACTTTAGTGACAGCTTAGTTGCACAGCAGATTTTAAAAGGGGAAAGCGCATGATTACGGCTGATCTAAACTGGATTGCAGACGTCTTAGGTGTGTCATACCGCGGCGAAAATGTAGCATTTTCAACAATTGTAACCGATTCAAGAAAATTACAAGCAGGCGAAGTGTTTTTAGCACTTAAAGGACCAAACTTTGATGGTCATAAATTCGCCCAAACAGCACAAAAATTAGGTGCTAAAGCGTTGATTGTTGAAGTAGAACAAGATGTCGATATCCCTCAGTTTATCGTTGAAAACTCTCGTCTTGCATTAGGTAAATTAGGCGCAGCTGTGATGGCTAAAGTAAGTCCTAAAACTGTTGCGATGACGGGAAGTGTAGGTAAAACCACTGTTAAAGAAATGACCGCGGCGATTTTATCGCAGCTTGGTGAAGTACTGGCGACCGATGGTAATTTTAATAACGATATTGGTGTACCTCTTACCCTGTTGCGATTAGAAGAAAAGCACCAGTATGCGGTGATTGAACTGGGTGCAAATCATTTAGGTGAAATTGCCTATACCACTGATTTAGTAAAACCGCATGTTGCGGCGATTACCAATGTGGCGGAAGCGCATTTAGAAGGTTTTGGCGACCTATTTGGTGTAGCGCGTGCAAAAGGCGAAATTTTCTTAGGCTTACCTGAAAACGGTGTGGCAGTGGTTAATGCCGATAGTGAGTTTATTGACTATTGGTTAGCACGCCTTGAAGACAAGCAGGTAACTCAGTTCTCAGCCACACAGCACAAAGATATTTGGGCTGAAAACATAATATTAGATGATTTTGGTCGTGCAAGCTTTGACCTTGTTTATAAAGGTGAAGCGGTGCGAGTTGATTTGCCGATCCCAGGTTCACACAATGTCACTAACAGCTTAGTTGCTTCAGCGCTGGTACTTCCGCTGGGCGT
This region of Pseudoalteromonas spongiae UST010723-006 genomic DNA includes:
- a CDS encoding UDP-N-acetylmuramoyl-L-alanyl-D-glutamate--2,6-diaminopimelate ligase; its protein translation is MLPIDRALLAIGEPSCGIKTHKLTLDSRAIAPGTAFIAIKGHQLDGSRFIDNALAAGAALVLVDSECQYQPNLENVHVIDGLANKLSLFASAFYGVPSTQFKLVGVTGTNGKSTVTSMIANLASAPEQKTGVIGTLGWGQTEKLTPLANTTPSAIDLQDLFWQMRDYELVAMEVSSHGLVQQRVAHSAFDIAVFTNLSRDHLDYHGTMLAYGEAKLSLLTNFSTKCNVVNFDDAQVKQWLAEGRIPNPVLFGENLPTDISYPFVSFDNAKYSKQGLCCDIRSSWGSHKVTVPLFGKFNLYNLTAALATLLNLTYDFNWLIDKIDQLDAVVGRMQAFSADNKPTCIVDYAHTPDALEQALIALSEHVGSNITCVFGCGGDRDKGKRPLMAQIAEKYANKVIVTNDNPRTEDEKAITADILAGFAAAERAVVEHDRYQAIAHAIATTSAEGIVLIAGKGHEDYQIIGTNTLHFSDSLVAQQILKGESA
- a CDS encoding UDP-N-acetylmuramoyl-tripeptide--D-alanyl-D-alanine ligase; the protein is MITADLNWIADVLGVSYRGENVAFSTIVTDSRKLQAGEVFLALKGPNFDGHKFAQTAQKLGAKALIVEVEQDVDIPQFIVENSRLALGKLGAAVMAKVSPKTVAMTGSVGKTTVKEMTAAILSQLGEVLATDGNFNNDIGVPLTLLRLEEKHQYAVIELGANHLGEIAYTTDLVKPHVAAITNVAEAHLEGFGDLFGVARAKGEIFLGLPENGVAVVNADSEFIDYWLARLEDKQVTQFSATQHKDIWAENIILDDFGRASFDLVYKGEAVRVDLPIPGSHNVTNSLVASALVLPLGVSLKQVASGLSNMPQVKGRVNIIEVSQKLTLIDDSYNANPGSVRAAIDLLSGINGKKILVLGDMAELGEDARVYHQEVGEYARDKGIDHVYTLGVLSQSASDVFEQPGRHFSTREKLVDALKQALLNDAASGNERTTILIKGSRSSRMELLVDELNNKKGEQSC